The genomic stretch ATGCCGCGGCCGTCGCCCGCGTCAACGACGCCTCCGGACGGCCGCAGGTCATCGCCCGGTTCATCGAGGATGCACGCAAGGAGCGGCAGCTGGGGCGCGCAGTCATCCTCGGCGGTGACTTCAACGAGCCCTCAACCCTGGACTGGACACGCCGCACGTCGCGGCTGTTCGACCACAACGGTGTTGTCCTGCAGTGGGGCACAACGCAGGCGTTGCAGGAGGCCGGTTTCGTCGATGCGTACCGGCGCCAGCACCCCAACCCCGTCACGCACCCCGGATTCACCTGGCCTTCGGACAACCCCCACGTCACCACCGGGCAGCTGACGTGGGCCCCGGAGGCGGACGAGCGCGACAGGATCGACTACATCTTCCACCATCCAGACCCGCGCCTGAAGTTGCAGGACGCCCAGGTCGTCGGCCCCCAGACATCGATCGTGCGGAACCAGCGGGTCGCCGAATCGGGCAAGGACCCTTTCGTGCTGGCCGACATGCCCTGGCCCACGGACCACAAGGGGGTCCTGGCGAGCTACACAGTGCGCGGGTAGGACCGCCGCGCGAAGGTGCCGGCCGCCGTCGAGCCTTGTAAAAGACAGGCACGACGGCGGCACACCGGCCGGGCGGTGATGGTCACCGGCGGCGCCGGCATCCTTGCCGCCCTCCGCCACGGATTTCGCCACCTGCCATCACAAGCGGTTTACCCTTAACCTCATGGATGCGACAGGGACGAATCACCAACGCCGGCGTGAGTTGCTGGCTGGGAAAGTTGCCGGGCCGGGGGTCACTGATCCGCAGTTGCGGGCCGATGTGATGGCGCGTAGCGCGGGCGCCACCATATCCGTCGAGAACCCCTACGATGCCCTGGCCCGCCAGATCGGCGAGTCGTCGTATCGGGTAACGGACGCGCAGGTGGAAGCTGTGAAGGTTGCCGCCGGGAGCGACAAGGCCGCCTTTGAGATGGTTTTCGCGGCGAGTGTTGGCGCAGGCCTGGCTCGGTGGGACGCAGCATTGAGTGCCATTGAGGGGCTTGACGATGCGCCTGCATGAGATCGAGCGGGGAGACCGTCCCTCGAGCCGAATGCTGTTCAAACTTATTTCCGCCATGTCCGGAGTCCGGTTTCCGGACGCTGCGCGGGTGGCCTTTTACCACCGTGATTTCGCCGGTCCGGCGCTCAACAATTGGACGCAGCAGGTCATGCGCGGCCCCAGCGAGTGGTCCGTGGGCGAACGGGAGC from Arthrobacter stackebrandtii encodes the following:
- a CDS encoding endonuclease/exonuclease/phosphatase family protein, with product MNQVSRRSVVRGIAGAAALGALSAAGAGSAAAAAPDRNPLKVLVLNAWHGGKQVPGGVGMVADIIRESGATLAFIPEANETTPDIVARLNASGLNYQYKITGDNAIISAHPISEATAMPYMTKAVVTVGSVEVAAYAAHLQYQWYATYLPRGYGAGVPNGEFSEFGWNKMPGGPVTDAAAVARVNDASGRPQVIARFIEDARKERQLGRAVILGGDFNEPSTLDWTRRTSRLFDHNGVVLQWGTTQALQEAGFVDAYRRQHPNPVTHPGFTWPSDNPHVTTGQLTWAPEADERDRIDYIFHHPDPRLKLQDAQVVGPQTSIVRNQRVAESGKDPFVLADMPWPTDHKGVLASYTVRG